aaaattgactgaaacaattatttCTTCATCAAAAAAGATTAATAATCAATTAACTGaatcgtttcagctctaatCACATGTATCTTAACAATCTGTATTCATCTCTTCATCTACAGATTGATAGGGTTAGTTTCCTGTTTTCCGAAGAAGAGAATCTATTTATGGAGGAAACTCCAGCATATGATGTAAACAGAACACTCCTTAGACCCAGTGTTCTTCATTTTAACTGatggagaaaggaaaagagtTTGCCAGCCTGACCTCCAACACCACAGCCTGACGTCTCTGTAGATCCTCTACATATTGTTTGTTAGGAGCTGTTGACCGCTGCAGGCTGGCATTTCTCAACAGGGAGCTTTGTTTAAACCACGTTTGAAGCAGATATAATGTAGGAAGAAGTTTTGCACCACTAATGTCTGGTTCTCTTTACTGTCACAATTTTCCTTTCTTGTTTGCTGATTCTTGGGAAAAACACTAAAGTTCTGGAAGGATGTAAGTCTGCAGAGGTTGTGCTAGCAGTTTGTTGTTGTGCATTCAAggttatatttgatattttattggatttttgtgtcatatttttatgttaaaagGTGCTGAGTGTGATTTGAAGTGGACTTTATATTGCATGCATTGATCTCttggtttgttgtttgctgtttttgttcctgtgtgttgctgcagtggTAGAGCATTTTTCCATAGAGCGTTTTTGCAAACAGCATGAGTTCTTatatcatttgttttctcacagtCCATTAGTTATCTGCCCTGCGCTGGCAGGAATACATTAGGCATCGGATCATTACAATAAAGTGAAATGTACCTGAGCGTctgcatgcttttttttttgcacatgttACGAGAGCTTTTTGTGTCTGTCAGCAATCAGCCGTCTGATTTGATTTAGTGTGTTGAGTCTGCATGTAATTGGTAATGGCTGCTTGTGTGGTCAATACAGCAAccgaaaaaaaaaagcttagtTATGCAGTAAAGGTCATGATTGAATATCGCCCTCTCTCTGATCGCTTTTAGTGCCACAGCCGCCGACCATAACTCACCAATCCCCCAAGGATTACATCATCGACCCACGAGAGAATATTATAATCCACTGCGAGGCGAAGGGGAAGCCTCACCCCAGGTAGGAATATGTCAAGTGTGATTTTGCATTCATGGTGCTGTTACTAAGAAACATACTCCAGGTTTAGATTAAGCCACCACCTGTCCAATTTCAGATTAAAGCTTCAGTTTATGACAAATCTCCAGAAAATATAGTTTAAAAGTTTTTGTTATTCAGACTTTGTAAGTAAAGTTGGCATTTTACTCCTGCACATGCTGCTCTCACCAGATGCCAAGCTAATGCTTTTTGaatcttttgtctttattcCCTTTATACATCTCAGTGTAACGCCTAATTAATTTGCCTCAacactgcatgcacacacacacttgcacttCTACTACATCTCCTAGCCCTTAACCTTCACTTTACTTTACCCTAATATAACCTTAAGCCCAAAGCCAAGTCTTATGTAACCCTCAAATATCCTTTTGAGGAAGTGCAGACTGGCAATCAGCAAAGATTGTGCACAACCAAATTTGGAATGGGGAATCATATTTGATTGGAATTGGTTcacaacttttattttattacacatTGAAATATGTGACATCACCTTTCTGCAACCGAACCTGGCTCACTTCAAACCAAAGATACAGAAATATCTACTCATTGTAAGAagctgattgagaaaataagTTTTCATGGCCTTTAAATCTTATCAGTTCTTCCAGTTATTATGTTACACAGACGTTCCTGGAATGAGAATGATAGCTCCTGCACGCAGTGTGGTGGCTGCACGCTTCACATGATTATCAGAGGATATGAACTGTTCTGTTTTGACACTGGTCTGGTTTTTGTTCCTCAGTTTCTCCTGGACTAGAAACGGGACCCACTTTGACATCGATGAGGACCCCAACGTGACCATGAAGCCCCACTCCGGGACCCTGGTGGTGGACATCAGCAGAGCGAAGGCTGAACATTACGAGTGCGTGTACCAGTGTACGGCGAGGAACAAACATGGAACTGCTGTTTCCAGCAACATAGTCGTTCGACAGTCCAGTAAGTGCGGTGCAGTCTATCATTtctaacatttcattttcttctatTTTCTTAATGTCATCTTTCTCACatcattctttttttcctctttgaaCAATTAGTAGCATTTTCCATCTTAAGAGCTCTCCTGGAAGGTAAAGGTCGCATGAAGGAAGCAGCATGTTTTACTTTGCAGTAGATAGAGCGAACAGTCCTTTGTATTTCTCCTTCTGCGTATTGTTATTCAGTCAGCCATTATCCCACTCATCTTGCCTCGTCACCTCTCGTCACCCCCATATTTCATATCTAATTATGCAACTCCACATCCACTGATGTGTGTTTCCCTCTTCAGGGTCCCCCTTGTGGTCAAAGGAGAAAATCAAGCCAATCGTCGTTCAGGAGGGTGTGTCCTTGGTGCTGCCGTGTCGACCCCCTGTCGGCCTGCCTCCTCCTATCATATTCTGGATGGACAATTGTAAGATAATGTTTAAGCTGCGTACATAAACACATTATGACACACTGTTGTTTACAATATGTGTCCTGTCTCAAAATGATGCGTCTGCTCTAAAGAAGTCCTCGTCAGTGTTCCGTACAGTTAACTTCCTGAGCTTCGcttttgttttcaaacattAATATATCCCAACTGCAACCATCAGGTGTCCTGTTTGTGGCAGAGAACTAGGGGCTTATAGGAAATGTGGTCTTAATGTTGcgaaatacaaacacaatgcCTCCACAAATAGTTTGAGGCTACTAACAGTTTCAGCCTGTTgattttaaagggtcagttcacccaaatgaCAGGAAAGCATATTCTCTCTTACTCCTAATGAGATAATTTAGGTAATTTACATAATCTAACCACAAGGGACACTTAGTAGCTGTTGTCAAGTTTTTTATGATATCACACAATCTTTCTAAGTGCATGGAGTTTTCCACAccaaatgtcagtgttttatgaGCACTTTAAGGACTTTAAGGACCACAAGGTCTGTTAAGTAGCGGCTGTGACAATCTACAAGGCTTAACATCTGGGTTTATTTAAatgatattatcatatgtgtattaatAACTACAAATatcattatttcatgttttagtATGTAATTTAATCATATCTAATGCCGGTATATCACAACATCCCTATAAGAGGTTATTGGACTTTAATTGTTGGTTCTCAGAAAACATTGACAGCAACATCTGTTTCAAGAAACAGTGTCCCAGTGACTTTGGATCATCCACCAAACACTACTTCTTTAGTAATAATCTGTCATCTAAATGTTTGTAATCAGCATCAATCAACTCTTTAAAGAAAGCAGCTAATAATGTAGCAGCATTAATAACaggagcattttttttaaattgctgtaCGCCtcaaatatttacttttctgttcatttcagACTTCCAGAAGCTGCCTCAGAGCAGCAGGGTGTCCCAGTCCCTCAACGGAGACCTTTACTTCGCTAACGTCCTCCGAGAGGATTCAAGGAACGACTACATCTGCTACGCCCGCTTCCCATACACACAAACCATCCAGCAGAAACAACCAATCACTGTTAAGGTCCTAAACAGTaagtctgactgtgtgtctgtgagaagaTAAAGGATACACACTGAAGGTGTAATGAGCGAGCAAGCAAGCATAACTGAGATGACTAGAGTTTGAGGCAGCTCATTTACAGTCGTGTGTGTGCTGGCATGATTGCGTAGGAGGGAAACAGCATTTCCTATCTGTGATTTCATCCTCAGAGACGCCAGCGGTCGTCATCCCACTGAAAAGACATATTGTCAGAGCTCTCATGGCTCCCCGCTTACTATCTGCCAGGCAGGCGTTCATTATATTACTTCTGTGAGACGTTCTGTATACGCACACTCCACCTACAACAAAGACTGCTCTCATTCAGTCGAGCATTGCAGCTGACGTGAAGACAGCCTGTTCCCGAAAGGAAAGATTACAGTCATTTGagtttttagtcatttaaagtcatttttttttattctgaacgCCCTCATGTTAAGTTAACACatgtgttattgtttgtttattttttcctccatgTCTGATGATATCAACTTGTGGCGtgtttgatttttctgttgtgttacaGTGGATGCAATCAATGACACAATGGCAGCTTTTTACAATGACACTGATTTGTTTAGTGGTGAGTTGTGGCACCCCCTAGTGTTTACCCCCCTCCGACCTAGAGCTCCAAACTCGAGCACCTTACCCACTAACACTAACCCTTCAACCCGTCAACCCAACGCTCTTTACAGTCTCACTGATTTATTTAGGGGTGACATCTGGCACCCTCTAGTGTTTACCCCCCGACATAGCGCATTAAACTATCTAGCTGTCACCCACTAACACTAACCCCTGAATCCAAGAATCCAAGTTagttctctgtccctctgtcacTCCTGCTCTATCCAATTGAACCCCTTCTGATAACTACTCACTTCCTGTAATGATCTGCTTAAACTGGCACTGCATGACGATTCCAACATCAACTGAACTGATTGAGTCTCTTAACATTTATACAGTCTTGAGCTTtggaaacaacattttgatttaagataaaaaatgtaaacagattAACTATAAATTAATTTGATACTAAAACAAATCTTTAAAGTATACATATGTTTAAATTCTCCTTTCTGTTTGCCTTTCCTTCTGCCTAAAATCCAGCTGCAATCTTCATTTTCATAATCACTCGTCCCCTGCTGCCCTGCCTAATTTTAGAGCGCACCTACTTAATCATTTTCTTCTCACTTCATTTCTCATTGCTCAGAAGATCTTTAaatttgtctctttgtctgaaCAATACCACACATTGGCTAACGCGACACATTCAAGCACATGCCAGGGTGTTAAGTTATCATCATCGGCATCATCATAAACATGTAGTCTCATTGTTTTATTATCAGTTTGGTTTGTAGCAGAATGCAAGTCTTCATGTCTCTTATTCTCGATTCTACATTAGGTTCATTTTAGTCTTTATTATAAGGCCAGAGGGCAATTAATTGACAATAAACACCCGCAGAAAGCAGTGCAATAAAACACGACATGGCTATAAAATTTACAACCAACCATAAAATATGAGAGATAAAGTGGCCGAGTGCCTGAGGAGAGGTTTCATGATACCAAAGCAAAGAAAGGATCATGAATGTAAAGGGCCTTTGTCTTGTTGTGGACCCAGTTGGTAACAGTTTTCTTTGTGTGGCTGCAGAAGAGCCAGCAGATGAGAGGAAGCCAACCTTCCTCGTCCCATCTGGCCCCTCCAGTTCCAAGACAGTGTTGAGAGGACAGGTGCTGGAGATGGAGTGTATCGCCGAAGGACTGTAAGTGAAAGAATCTGCCATTACTGCAGTTCTTAAAGCCTCAAGTGCCCACCTGCTCGAGTGCCATCATCACTCTTTGTCTCtaccctccctccttctctttgaATCCAGGCCCACCCCTGAAATCTCCTGGTCCAAAGTGAGCGGCGTCCTACCAGCCAAGCGCACATCTTTCCTCCACTACCAGAGAACCCTTCGCATTGTGAACGTGTCTGAGTCAGACGCTGGAGATTACCGCTGCACCGGCCGGAATCCACTCGGCTCGGTGCACCACACCATCCATGTTACGGTCAAAGGTGCGTCTGTGATGAACTGCACAGCATCCCATCAGGCCGTTCGCTCACCATGTGGCGACAGAGTCACTCCTTCTGCCTGTCTCTTCATTCTCCCTCCATCTCATAATTGATTTATGCACAGATGCCAACAGGGCAGTGTGTTCGGTGATTAATTCTCCAGCCTTCTGCTGTGCTCTCTTCTATTTTCAGCTGCTCCATATTGGATCAGTGGCACTCCCAGGAACCTTGTTCTAGCACCGGGAGAGAATGGAGTGCTGACCTGCAGGGCCAGCGGCACGCCCAAGCCCTCCATCACCTGGGCCATGAATGGCATCCCCATTGAGAGTGAGTGCAGCCCGCTCCTTTGACTCAAACTCTCTTAGAGAAGACATTTTCATTCTGGAGATTGGGCAttgtttgaattttttatttgaGACTACTGCACAGCATTTCTACCCTATATTTGATATTATGATACCTGAGTTTGACACAGATGCCAAAACAATACTTTTTCCATACCTTACATTGAGAAatataaagatgttttttcttgaagacccacaaaataaacaaaacttcTCAGTTACATCAGTGTTTCATGTtgtcttaaaggaatagtccaacattttcagaaaatacGGCAGAAAAATATTAGGTAACCAGCAGAGAGACTCCAGGAAGCAGACATGTGAAGTCAATTAGTCCAAGTCTCAAGTAAGTCCCAAGTTATTTTTCTTGGGCAAATCAAGTTGAGTCCTTAGTCAAGAAGTTTATAAAgctttcttaatttcttctcaataataaaaaatattccctccccatcacttttaaaaagtgaaatactgacagcgAGACTAAAAATTGAACTGACATACTAACATAATGTGAAGACAAGTCCACATCTTTGCCAGGAAGTAACTATACCGAGTCAAGACCCCCATAAAACCACAAACTTGTTGATTTTACACTTTACTTTTTGTACAAGTTCAGAAAGCAAAATACAACGGGTTAATAAATGAGCTTCACAGATGCTGGAaggctgatttttttatgttttaacagagccaggctagctttcACTCCCTGATTTCACtctttatgttaagctaagctaaccagctactggctatagcttcatatttagcatacaaACATGAGAGAGAAATCAAATCGTTCTCCCTTAACGAGGCAAAAAATTGAATGGGCacttttcccaaaatgttgaactattcgCAGCCATAAAATAACTCAGTAGTTTTCAATAATTGATGCTACAGAGACATTTTGGTTGCCGCTCAAAAAGTATTAAGGTTTGATATCCAGCCTTACACATGGGATGCATAAATGAAAGCCCAAGTTATCTGTTTGGCAACCAAGAGCCCAAAAAGCTCCTTTCAGCATGTTTGAAGCCTCTTGACAAGATTCATCCAGAATTCAAAGAGCCAGAGTTACAACTGTAACCCTGGTATCCATGAACAGATTCCCCTAAGGATCCCAGCAGAAAGGTGGAGGACGACACCATCATCTTCACTGAAGTGCAGACTGGATCCAGTGCCGTCTACCAGTGTAATGTCTCCAATGACTACGGTTATCTCCTCTCCAACGCCTTCGTCAATGTGCTCTGTGAGTTCATTACACAAGATCCATTTGCATTAGAATGCTGTTTTCCATGCACATTGATTTCTGGAGAGTAATAACATGGAAATAATTACTGCTGCGTCACTACAGCCGAGATGCCCAGAGTGCTGACACCAGCCAACAAAGTCTACCAGGTCATCAAAAATCACCGGGCTCTGATGGACTGCGCTTCCTTTGGGTCACCCATCCCTAAAATTGAATGGTGAGTTAATGAACTTCCAACAGAggaatgtgttttatgtgtgtcttTAAAAGCTCAAAgcgtctgcctctctgtctcaggTTCAAAGGCAGTCGGTCCAGCACCTTGGCTGGAGACCCGTACATTTTTCATGACAATGGGACTTTAGAGATTCAGATAGCTCAAGCCAACAACAGTGGAAAATACACCTGTGTGGCCAGGAACATCCTCGGTATCTCTGAGAATCACATCTACCTGGAGGTCAAAGGTGAGAGAGTTTCTGTAACGAAGATCCTTGTCATGTAAAACAGGGAGTGAATAAAACTAGCTAATAACTCACATAGTGCTGTTGATGCTGAAAGATTTTGGtagttaaagtaaaaatatcaaacatttctgTTTACATTGACTAAGTTAACCAAACCTGCCCAAAAAGGGTCATCTCACAGTGATCTTTTGTGTGAATACTATTTACAATAAATTGTTTTGATTCTTTAATTTTTGTCCCATTTAAACTGAATCGAACCTCTTGGTCCCTCTCCCATCAGAGCCCACCCGGATCCTGAAGCAGCCGGAGTACAAAGTGGTCCAGAGGGGCAGGTCTGTGGTGTTTGAGTGCAAGGTGAAACACGACCCGTCACTCATCCCCACCATGACCTGGCTCAAAGACGACGGAGAGCTGCCTGATGATGAGAGGTCAGAGCTTTTGACTTCTTCCCTGTGTTCAGTGTCTTTTATGGTAGTTTTAATGGGATCTAGCCTGTATCTAATTAGCAGTCTTACCttaaaaggtgcattatgtaacttttttggCATCAATTTTGGTTCATAGATATTgatggatgtgtttttcttaacCCACCACAACTCAGAACGTAAGCCTGTTTTGCAATAAgatttacaaatacaaatgcaaaCATCTGGCAAAGTACAACTAAAACCTATGTCAGCTCTTGCAAACTGCTATTCTTTGTATCAAGAGTTTggtctttgttgttttgcttttttatagAAGTTTTCTCATTTAGTGCTGAACCATCTGTTACATGCTTTGTTTCCAGATTAATCGTGGACTCTGACAGCCTCACCATCACTGATGTGACAGAGAACGATGCAGGCGTGTACACCTGCATCATGAACACCACTCTGGACCACGACTCAGCCAGCGCTGAGCTCACTGTAGTCGGTAAGTTCAGCTTTGCAGGAGCTCAATTTCACTGACTcataaaacaaactcacaaatTATTAAAGGTCTTCCCAGAAAAGTGAATCCGTCCAGTAACATACAAAGCAGATTGCCTCTCAGCCCTTCAAGGTTAATTGCCGGAGAGTTTACTTAGAAGCGGATTTAGTCAGCtgtcatgaatatttgattgtTACCGTCTTAGCGAGCCAGATAatcttcttgttttcttctggCCGACTGACCACTAAACTCACGTTTTCACTCCTGCCCTCCTACCTGGCAGAGGCCACGCCGACACCAGCTGTTGTCTCCGGTAAACCTGCAGCACACATGAGCACCCAGATGTGCTCTGCTGACATGGCCTTGTGTTGTTTGTTGGATGTTTCTGTTTAGTGAAGCATGTTGTGGCctgaagatttatttttgaCCATCATAGAGCATTTtctattctttatttttcatttgttttgtctttaaggTGTTTTTTCattagattttcttttaaataaattgtatgtgttcatgtttttgctCAAACCCTTGAAGTCCGTATGCATTAAATCACTGATGCCAGCCTTAAACCACGCACACTTGAATGCAAAGATAATTTGTAAACAAACACGTCCTCGTTGCACCACTTGGGATCTTTTCAAATGCTCAATTTCCTCATCACTCATTTATTCCAAGCATGCGTTCCTCTTTATCGTTACAATTCCTAAACATTAGCCTCTCTGGTGAGCCTGAGACTCTATTTCATGCAGAGCGATTATGGATGATGCTCAGTTGAGCGCCACTTGTTTCATATGCATGATGCGGTCTGCATGTGCATCACAGAGCAAATAACATCCTCAAattgaaaatgtgaagaaatagagTAATTTAAAGGTGTGCTTGGttaaaccaacatttttttagcttttattgTGATTCTAGTGTCACGAAACAACATGATGTAACCGCAtatcctcttttgtttttgcttcatcTTCTCGTGGCATGAACCTTTCATAttatgtaactgtaactgtgtgCTGATGTTCCTGCCTGTGCTGTTTCTCCACCAGAGCAACCTGATCCCCCGACTGACCTCGAGCTGACAGATCAGAAAAAGAGGAGTGTTCAGCTCACTTGGACTCCTGGGGATGAACATAACAGCCCTATTCAGAGTAGgtcttaagtgtgtgtgtgtgtgcgttcagtGTCCCTTGATTTTGGTTTGAATTGGCAAAGAATCTCTCTCTCCTGACTCTCCAAACACGATGAAGGTACAAAACTAAATCTCTGGAGTGTCCTTTTGATTAATTATGTCGTTGGCATTTAGCAAACTCCCCTAAGCAGCATGTGGGGATATGTGAACAAAATCAGAATGATCTACAATAATTGAGTCTCCATAATTACAATCATCCAATCATATAGTCTGCAAGAGTccatgaaaaaagagaaaaatctccAAATTTGTCTTCTCAGAGGCGGAGTCCTTCCTGCAGTGGcccttaaaaaaatgtttcttcctATTTCACAAGTTGAAGAAAAAGATTCAGGACTTTTTTTATGCACACAAAATAATTACTTCTCTCAGATTCTGAGCACACATTTGTTAAAATCCCTGAGCAATTTTCCTTTGCAAAGATAATCCAAACACCTGATAGGTATGGCATATCAAGATACGGATTAAACAACATAATAATAGTAATCATCACACGGGTGTGTGTCACGATGCACATCTCCTTCACATcgagttgatcaggttgttgattgtggtcTGGATATTGGCAAGAAGTTGATCCAGAGTGTGCAAAACATGCTCAATGTGAGACATCTCTGAGTGGGATGGAAgtgggatgttttcagcttccgGGAGTTGTGTACAGATCCTCGCAGCATGGGGGCCGTGCATTTTCATGCTGCTAcaggaggtgatggtggtggataAATGGCACAACAATTGGCCTCAGGGTCTTGCCACatatctctgtgcattcaaaCTGCAATCAATAAAATACCcctgtgtttgctgtttgaaCAACAGCTCTGGACAGTAGACTTTTTTCATTCATACACAACTTGCAACATCAGGGGCATTGTTGTTTGGATAAAACTGctcattttagagtggccttttattgtgaagagtccaaaacacacccatgcactaATCATGCTGTTCAAGCAGCACCTGTCAGATAGATGGATTATCTTGGTGAAGGAGAAGTGCTTACTAATATgaatttcaacacatttctgCTCAAAATCTgtgggaaaaaatgttttgtaaatggAAAAGTCTTTAATCGTTTACTTCAACttaaataataaagtaaagaCATGTGAAAACAAGACACTTTGATAAGAAGTAGGGGTTCAGACACTTAGCAGATAGTATTTAAAACATAAGTACACCaattccctctctgtctgcctttctTGTCTCTTTCCAGCTATCACTATTAAAAGTAAAGTTGAAATGGCAAAAAGAAAATAGCATAAAAAAGTTTATAGTTTCTTCCATAACAGATGGCAATTGCTGGGGTCAACCTAGAAGCTGGTAATAAGTTTTAACAGCGTAGAAAATACCATAACATCCACAGAAAGCTCTTAAACCACTGCTGCAGCATTATACTACTTCACTGTCTGTTAGTAAATGCAGCATGTTGCAAACACTTATCATTTCATGAATACTTGGATAAATCTCCTTGAAGCCTCAAAGCACCGCCAGAAGCAGCATATTCAGACAGCAGCCAAAGAAACTTTCAGGACATTCATTCCAGTTCCGTGAATATACTGTCAGACAGTTTATAAAGGGTTCAGTCTTGTTCAATACTCGTCTTTTTTCGCTGTTTTTACACAGAATTTCTGATCCAGTATGAAGACaaacttcaccaccatggccACTGGCACAATCTTACCGAGGTGCTTGGAACAAAGACGACAGCTCACCTCACGCTGTCGCCCTATGTCCACTACACCTTCAGAGTTCTGGCCCTCAACGCTGTCGGTTTCAGCCGGCCCAGTTTTGCCTCCAGAGTGTTCAAGACTGAAGCTGCAGGTACACACTCAGCAGCTTTCTGATAGTGGAGTTTTTGCTAGGAGTTTGATTCTGTAAATTAATTCTGTGCGTTCATGTTtcaataatacataaataatcaACAAATCGGCTGATATTTTCTGCATACAAATGATTCTGGTTATGACCGTTTTGTAAGTAAAAACACGATCTTTGTTGAATGCCTTGTTTCAGAAGCAAGTGAAAGGTTTTCCTTGGGATactgtttcattttttgttaattttctgtatgttttttttagctcCAGACGAGAACCCGACAGGCGTACATGGATTTGGAACAGAGCATGATAATCTTGTTATCTCATGGAAGGTAATTAACTTGTTTAAGGCTATCTTCTTCAAATCCTGAAGCATTCAGTGTTGGCCGAAGAGTACCATGAAACATTAAAGTTTCCCTGTATTATGAAGcataattttgttaatttggttttattagctttagtttttattctcacttttctcctcttttgttAACATCCACCAAACCATTTATATCATAATCTACAAGTCATGTGTGGAAGTATGAAGGTCTATTTAAAACTTTCTCCTCTGCAGCCCCTGACCAGCCTCCAGTCTAATGGTCCAGGGCTTCACTACAAGGTGATGTGGAGGCAGAAGACGGTGGACAGTGATTGGACCACAGTGACCGTGGCTAACACCTCCAAGTTTGTTGTGTCTGGAACGCCCACATTTGTTCCATATGAGCTAAAAGTTCAGGCTGTGAACGACCACGGGGCGGGACCCGAGCCTGCTATTGCCCACGGCTACTCAGGAGAAGACTGTGAGTTAGATGCACTCTGGAGACACTTATAAGATATACTATGTAAGATAATCTGGTGTGGTGCATTTGTAacatttactcatttatttagctgctgttgtgttgtgctCCTTGTCTATTGTACAGTGCCAGTAGCAGCTCCAGAAAATGTACAGGCGGTGGTGAGGAACAGCACTGTGGCTGATGTACACTGGGATCCTGTGCCCTCTAAATTAATACGGGGACATCTTAAAGGCTTTAAGGTAAAGAACAAAAGGCCACATACAGTGTAACACGCACACCACTCCCACCAACATTAATACACACTAAGCCCTTACTGTATACTTTGTCTTGTAGGTGTACTACTGGAAAGAACGcaacctgcacaaacacaatccCCATCACTCGGATCAGCAGGTCCTGACCTTCAGTGGGAACCACACCCACGGGATGCTGCCCGGTCTGCACCCCTTCAGCCTCTACTCATTCAATGTCAGAGTTTATAACGGCAAGGGAGAGGGCCCCGCCAGCCTCACCCAGCAGTTTGAGACACCTGAAGGAGGTAGGAGAAGGAatattttcttcctgtctttcttcctttctgttGTAttatatgaaaacacacatctgcatTGATATTCCTAACACTGATCCAAAATCTGAGTAGTAAAGACATGATTCACATCATCATTCCATTCCCAGTATGATTTTATAACTTCTGTACTGTAGCTTTACTTTGACAAACTCGTGTAAGGTTTCATGAttggtgtgttttctgcagTGCCTGGGCCTCCGACTTCCCTGATAGTCACCAACCCCAACCTGGACTCTCTAACCCTCGAATGGAATCCTCCTCATGTCCGTAACGGACGCATCACCGGCTACACCCTCAAATATCAGCCAGGTGAGTTTTCTTTCTTCTATAAGATAACAACTGAACTTTTACATCTTTGCGTAGTCAGTGTCATCTTCCTTCATGTAGTTTGTAGTTCCGTACGTCCTCCTTTTTCACGTCTTGTACGGTCATCCTCAGATACTCAGATCACAAAACAGTTTATAAAAATTAAGGATTAATGTAGTCTAAGAGCATTTCAAGCTAGATATTTTGCAACATAAATTAACAAATCAACTTTTGTCACCTTCTATTCCTGAACCCTACACCTCTGTGCTCCAAATGCTTTCACTTCCAACTTTTTCATCCATGACACTCCAACCCCATCTacgccccccccctcctcctcctcatactTCTATTCAACTTACTTCACTACTCCCATCCCCATCCCATTATTCTTGTCACCCATCCTCCACCC
This sequence is a window from Pagrus major chromosome 8, Pma_NU_1.0. Protein-coding genes within it:
- the LOC141000780 gene encoding neuronal cell adhesion molecule-like isoform X1, giving the protein MKPHSGTLVVDISRAKAEHYECVYQCTARNKHGTAVSSNIVVRQSRSPLWSKEKIKPIVVQEGVSLVLPCRPPVGLPPPIIFWMDNYFQKLPQSSRVSQSLNGDLYFANVLREDSRNDYICYARFPYTQTIQQKQPITVKVLNMDAINDTMAAFYNDTDLFSEEPADERKPTFLVPSGPSSSKTVLRGQVLEMECIAEGLPTPEISWSKVSGVLPAKRTSFLHYQRTLRIVNVSESDAGDYRCTGRNPLGSVHHTIHVTVKAAPYWISGTPRNLVLAPGENGVLTCRASGTPKPSITWAMNGIPIENSPKDPSRKVEDDTIIFTEVQTGSSAVYQCNVSNDYGYLLSNAFVNVLSEMPRVLTPANKVYQVIKNHRALMDCASFGSPIPKIEWFKGSRSSTLAGDPYIFHDNGTLEIQIAQANNSGKYTCVARNILGISENHIYLEVKEPTRILKQPEYKVVQRGRSVVFECKVKHDPSLIPTMTWLKDDGELPDDERLIVDSDSLTITDVTENDAGVYTCIMNTTLDHDSASAELTVVEATPTPAVVSEQPDPPTDLELTDQKKRSVQLTWTPGDEHNSPIQKFLIQYEDKLHHHGHWHNLTEVLGTKTTAHLTLSPYVHYTFRVLALNAVGFSRPSFASRVFKTEAAAPDENPTGVHGFGTEHDNLVISWKPLTSLQSNGPGLHYKVMWRQKTVDSDWTTVTVANTSKFVVSGTPTFVPYELKVQAVNDHGAGPEPAIAHGYSGEDLPVAAPENVQAVVRNSTVADVHWDPVPSKLIRGHLKGFKVYYWKERNLHKHNPHHSDQQVLTFSGNHTHGMLPGLHPFSLYSFNVRVYNGKGEGPASLTQQFETPEGVPGPPTSLIVTNPNLDSLTLEWNPPHVRNGRITGYTLKYQPVNNSNELGPVEELALPPNGTSFTLPNLKYSTRYKFYLNAKTVMGAGPAVSQEAITIMDEGKSADDPFVNVNSSLREDGALISWEYWGPENNIYVEYKNQNTEEEWQKELVNGSQNFMLKSLKGGISYRVRLVAKGHHDQPLHLSKELVVTVPAVASRQVDIATQGWFIGLMCAIALLILILLIICFIQRNKGGKYPVKEKEDAHTDPEFQPMKDDDCTFGEYSDNEDHKPLKGSRTPSNGTVKRDDSDDSLVDYGEGGDGQFNEDGSFIGQYSGKSASRDTAEGHESSEAPSPINAMNSLNSFV